The Candidatus Eisenbacteria bacterium DNA segment AGCGTCTGGCGCCGCTCGTAGCGCGGCGGAACCTTGTCGAGATGAGGCCGCGTGACCTCGAGGTAGTAGCCGAAGACGCGGTTGAAGCCGACTTTGAGACTCGCGATGCCGGTACGCGTGCGCTCGTCGCGCTCGAGATCCGCGATCCAGCGCTTTCCGGAGTGCGCGAGCTCGAACAGCCGGTCGCGATGCGCGTCGTATCCCGGACGCAGGATGTCGCCGTCGCGGGAGACCGGCGGCGGGTCCTCCACCAGGGCGCGAGCCAGCAGGTCCGACAGCTCGGGGAAGCCGGGGAGCGACTCGCGCGCCCGCGCGGCTTCGGCATCGCCGAGGCGCAGCAGGATCTCGGCGAGCGCCGGAAGCTTGTCCAGCGCGTCGCGCAGCGCGCCGAGATCGCGCGGCGTCGCCCGCCGGAGCGCCAGCCGGCTCGCCAGCCGCTCGAGATCGGGAAAGCCGCGCAACGCGTCTCGAAACGACTGGCGGTCGATGGCGCGCGCGAGCCATCGCTCGACGGCATCGTGCCGCCGCTCGAGGGACTGCAGATCGGCCAGCGGGCGCTCGAGCCAGCTGCGCAGCTTGCGACCGCCGAGCGTCGTGACGGCGAGGTTCAGGTGGTGCCACAGCGTGTGGGCGGGCTCTCCGCCGGGCTGGGGCTGGAACAGCTCGAGATGACGGGCCGTGGCCGCGTCATAGCGCAGCGTCGGCTGATCGGCGAGGAAGCGGGCGCGCGGCGCCGAGAGCGCCGGTCCGCCCTGCACCCGGTCCAGATAGGCGAGCGTGGCGGCGGCCGCCGCTTCCGCGGCGGGCATCTCGCGGAGTCTGCCGGCGAGCGTGGCGCCCCAGCGCGCGTCGAGACGGGCGGTGTCGAGGAACGGCTCGGGGCCGGCCGTGGTGCGCGCGCCGGCCAGGCCGAAGAGCACCGGCTCGAATCGCTCGCGCAGAGCGATGGGAAGGCCCGAGATCTCGGGGATCAGCCATTCCGCCACCCGCAGGCTGGCGAGCGCTCCCTGGGCCTCGCTCCATCCGAGCGCGGCGAAGCTCACCTCGGATGTCGACACATCGGCCACGCACAGGCCAAGCGCCTCCTCGGTTGGCCACACCGCGGCGATGAAGTTGTTGGCGGCCGGATCGAGGAAGCTCTCTCCCACCACCGAGCCCGGCGTGAGCACCTCGGTGACGCCGCGCGCGACCAGGCCCTTGGCCTGCGACGCGTCCTCGAGCTGCTCGCACACCGCCACCTTGTGCCCGAGCTTGAGCAACCGCGCGACATAGGCGTCACGCTGGTGCCATGGCACGCCGCACATCGGGATCGGCTGCGGATCCTGCTTGTTGCGCGACGTGAGCGTGAGACCGAGCAGCGAGGCTCCCGCGATCGCGTCATCGAAGAACATCTCGTAGAAGTCGCCGAGCCGGAAGAACAGGAACGAGTCGGGATGGTCCTGCTTGGCGCGCCGATACTGATCCATGAGCGGCGTCCGGCTCGCGGCCTTGGGCGCAAGGGTGCTCACTCGGCCCTCACCACCTGATAGGTGACGCCGAGCGCCCGCACGGCGAGCTCGCCCGCCTGCCGGGCGTCTGCGGCGCTTCCGTACGCGCCGAGGCGCACGACGTGGATCGCCGACAGGCCCTGCCCGCGGGTGATCACCTGGGCGTTCGGGAATCCGGCGCGCTTGGCCTCGGCGGCGAGCGCTCGCGCCCGGCCGCGATCCACGAACTGCCCGATCACCACCGCGATCGTCCCGGCGCCCGGGCGCTGTGCCGAAGCGGCGAGGTGGGCGCGGGCGGAGGCGGCTTCGATGCTGCGCGGATAGTCCTTGAGCAGCCGCTCGCGCGCGCGTCGCGCCTCGTCCTGTCGGTCCGCCCGCTCGGCCAGCGCGGCGATCCGCTCGAGGATGGTGGGTCCGGTTTCGCCCAGCGGCTGGCCGAGCAAAGGCTCGAGCGTCTCGAGCGCCTTCTCCGGCCGCTCGGCCACCTCCCAGGCCTGTGCCAGCCCGAGGAGCGCCGGCTCGCGCAGCGTCGTCGAGGTCCGCGCCACGTCCTCGAGCGCGGCTCTGGCCTGGGTGGGCTCACCGAGACCGAGGAACGCGAGCCCCTGCGCGTACCTGGCCCGCGGCTTCTCGCCCGGCGCCAGGCGTGCGGCGGCACGTCCGAAGGCGGCCGCGGCATGACGGAACTCGCCGCGTGCGTAGTGGAGCTGGCCCAGCACCATCACCGCCCGGGCGCCGGCTCCGGGATCGGCGGAGGTTTCGAGTCGGCGAAGCGTGGCCGGCAGGCTGTCGCTGGGCGTCCTCGCGAGCAGAGTGTCGAGGTCCGACGCCTGCGCGGCCGAGACCGAGGCGCTGAGGGCGAGTGCCATGAGCATGGCGAGAGGCTTTCGCGTCATGCCGGGCAGGATACGGACGGCGCGGCACAAAGCAAGCTCACGGCACCCACGACATGGCCCGAGAGAAACACGGCAATACGCGGTCGCGGCGTCTGCGCGATGGGGGCGGCGGTCAGCGTGGCAGGCTCCCATGAGCTGCGCCGCCATCCATCTCAGAACTCCATCGAACGCGCCGGCGCCTCGGATCCCAAACACGCGACCTCGGCGCTCGGCGCCAGCGGCTTGCTCATGGGCCCTGCCGCGTGACCGCTCCTTTCAGCAGCTCGGCGCATCCCCGCGCTTCTCTCGGGCCATGTGGTGGGTGCCAGGGCCGCTCCTTCACAAGAAAAAACCGGGCGGAACGTGGGTTCCGCCCGGCGTGACTGCGGAGCTCGAGAGTTATTCCTCGTCTTCCTCCGGCTCGTCCTTCAACTTCTTGCCCTTCGCTTTCGAAGGATCTTCGGGCTCCTCGACCGGCGGGTTGGCGGCGATCTTGGCGCGCACCTGGTTGCGCCTCGAGGTCCACTCGGCCAGCGCGATGTCGTCCTGCTCCGCCAGCCAGCCCTTGACGCTGAGGATCAGGCGGTGATTCGGGACGTCGACACGAGTCACCTTCATGGTGAGCACCTCGCCCACCTCGAAGGCGTCCATCGGACGCTTCAGATCGTCGATGCCGAGCTGTGAGGTCGGGACGAAGCCCTCGATGCCGTTTCCCAGATCGACGATGGCGCCGCGATCGAACAGCCGGTTGATCGTGCCCGTGATCTCCATGCCCGACGGATACTTCTCGGCCAGCGACGGCCACGGATCCTCGGACACCTGCTTGAGTCCTAGGCTGATGCGGCGATGCTCCTTGTCGATGGCCAGGATCATGACCTCGACGGAGTCGCCCTTCTTGAGCACCTCGCTCGGATGAGCCACGCGCTTGGTCCACGACATGTCGGACACGTGCACGAGACCGTCGATGCCTTCCTCCAGCTCCACGAAGGCGCCGAAGTTCGTGAGGTTCCGGACCTTGCCCTTGACCCGCATGCCCGGCGGGTACTTCTGATCGAGGGTGAGCCAGGGATCCGGCTCCACTTGCTTGAGGCCGAGCGAGATCTTCTCGTTGGCCTTGTCGACCTTGAGGACCACCGCCTCGATGGTGTCGCCGAGGTTGACCACCTTGGACGGATGCCGCACGTGTCGCGTCCAGGACATCTCGGAGACGTGCACCAGGCCCTCGACGCCCTTCTCGAGCTCGACGAAGGCGCCGTAGTCGGTGATCGAGACCACTCGGCCCTTGATGCGATCGCCGACCTTGTACTTATCCTCGACGCCTTCCCATGGATAGGCATCGAGCTGCTTCAAGCCGAGTGAGATGCGCTCCTTCTCGGGATCGAAGTTGAGCACTTTGACCTTGAGACGATCGCCGATCTTGACCAGCTCGGAAGGATGGCCGACCCGGCCCCACGACATGTCGGTGATGTGGAGCAGGCCGTCGATGCCGCCGAGGTCCACGAACGCGCCGAAGTCGGTGATGTTCTTGACCACGCCCTCGCGCACCTGGTCCTTGGCCAGGTTCTTGAGGATCGCGCTCTTCAGGCGGTCGCGCTCTTCCTCGAGCACGGCGCGGCGCGAGACCACGATGTTCCGGCGGCGCTTGTTGAGCTTGATGATGCGCACGGAGACCGTCTGCCCCAGCAGGGCGTCGACGTTCTGCACCTGGCGCAGCGCGATCTGGGATCCCGGGAGGAACGCCTCCACGCCGTAGAGATCGACCACCACGCCGCCCTTGATCTTGCGCACCAGCTTGCCTTCGACCACCTGGGCCTGGTCGTAGGCGTCCTTGACGCGATCCCACACGCGGACGAAGTCGGCGCGCTGCTTGGAGAGCACGACCAGACCGTCCTGGTTCTCCATCTTCTCGAGGAAGACGTCGATGGTGTCGCCCACCTTGATGGAGGAGGGGTCCGGGAATTCGGACAGGGCGATGACGCCCTCGCTCTTGAACCCCACGTCCACCAGCACTTCCTTCTCGTCCACCGCCAGCACGGTGCCGCGGACGATCTCGCCTTCACCCAGTGAGCGCAGCGAGTCTTCGTAATGGCTGAGCATCTCCGCGCGCTGCTCTTGCGTGATGCCGTCCTCGTCGTCCTGATTGACGAGCCTGGGAGGTCGCGGTGCCCGCACCGGCATCTCCGTAGCGGGGGTAAGGGTCTTCTCCGACGTCTCCAGCATGAACGGGTGGCCTCCTGAATCGGTATGAGTTCGGGCGCTCAAGCGGCGCCCCGTGAAGCAGCGGTCTCCTGCCCGGTCCTGAGTATCGCGATCTCCCGCATGACGCCCTCGCCGACCTTCTGGTAGAGCATTCGCCCCGGCGTGAGGTCGGTCTCCGGATCGATCAGATCTTTCCAGTGGCGTGCGTGCCCGAACCACAGACGGACCTTCACGCCGCGGCGCCACCAGCGCGCCGGTCGATTGCTGCCCGAGATGTAGCAGGGCACGATCGGGACGTCCGCCTGGACGGCCATCATCCCGACACCGGGTCGCGGGGGATGCAACTCCCCGTCGCGCATCCGGCTTCCCTCGGGGAACATCAGCAGCGCTTCACCCTGCCGCAGCACCTCGAGAGCCCGCGCCAGTCCGCTGAGATCCGCGACTCCGCGACGAATCGGAATCGAGTTCAGCGAACGAATCAGCCACCCGAGCCCCGGCGTGCGGAACAGCTCCTCCTTGGCGAGGAAATGCACCTCGCGAGGAAGCGCAGACCCGATCATCGGGGGATCCCAGAACGAGATGTGGTTCGAGGCGATCAGCAACCCACCCTCGCGGGGGATGTGCTGGCGACCTCGTACGTCCCATCCCGTCAGCAGACCGAAGCAGCCGCTGGCGAAAAGCCGCGCGGCACTATAATACGGGCTCAACGAATCTCCTAACCTTCAAGGGCTCGCGCCCGAGCCGGGAACGCCGCCCGATGGGTCTCCTACCCCGGCCGGGAACCGCGGATGGGCCCGGACCAGCTTGAGGACCTCCGCAACCTGAGCCTCGACCGTCAGGGCGGATGTGTCCAGCGTCACGGCGTCGGGTGCGGCAACCAGCGGGCTGTCGGCGCGCTGACGGTCCCTCCGGTCGCGGCGATCGAGGTCCTCGGCCACCTGCTCGATGGGCGCCGGAATCCCGTGGCGCACAAGCTCCTGGTGGCGGCGCATGACCCGGGTCTGCGGAGCGGCATCGAGGAAGATCTTCAACTCCGCGTCCGGGAAGACCACGGTCCCGAGGTCCCTCCCCTCGGCCACGAGCGGGCCCTGCTGACGCAGACGCCGCTGAATGTCGACCAGGCGGCGGCGAACCACCGGCCGGGCCGCCAGTCGAGAGGACGTCTCGCTCACCGCCGGGGTGCGGATCCGGTCCGTCACGTCCACGCCATCGAGCCAGACCTGAGGCCGCTCCGGGGCGCCCGAGAGCGAGAGCTCGGTGGAACCGACGCACGCGTCGAGTGCCGCGTCGTCGTCGGGCGCGACCCCGAGCTCGAGCACTTTGACCGCCAGCGCGCGATAGAGCGACCCGGTGTCGACGTAGAGAAACCCCAAAGCGCTCGCCACCGCACGGGCCGTGGTGCTCTTTCCGGCGGCGGCCGGACCGTCGATCGTGACCACGAAGCTCATCGGGCGAGCGCGTCCTCTTCGGGGACTTCGACCTCGGCGCCCAGCGTGCGCAGCGCTCTCACGAACCCCGGGTACGAGGTGGCGATCTCGCTCGCGCCGGTCACCGTGACCGGGCCATCGGCGAAGGTCCCGGCGACGGCGAACGCCATGGCGATCCGATGGTCGCCGGCAGCATCGACGATTCCTCCGCGCAGGGTTCCTCCGTGAATCGAGAGCCCGTCCGGATGCTCCTCGACCTCGATGCCGAGGCGACGGAGATTCGTCGCCAGCGCGGCAATGCGGTCGCTCTCCTTCACCCGCAGCTCTGCCGCGTGGCGGATGCGGGTGACCCCGCGCGCCCGGGCGGCCGCCACGGCCAGCGCTGGAATCTCGTCGATCATCGTTGGAATGAAGTGCGCCCATGAGGCCGGTGTCCAGTCGCGAAGCGCTTCGAGCATGTCTGGCCCGGTGACGGTGACGTTCCCGATCGGCTCTCCCGCCTCCATCCCGGTTTGCTCTCGAGTGACCTTCGCCCCCATCTCTCCGAGTGCGAGCAGCAGTCCCGTCCGCGTCGGATTCAGGCTCACGCCCTCGGCGGTGATCGCAGCCCCCGGAGTGGCGGCGACGCCGGCCAGGAAGAACGCGGCCGCCGAGAAGTCGCCGGGCACACGCAGTCGCCTCCCCTGCAACCTGGCCGGACCCGTGACCGAGAAAGGAGGAACGAGGGCATCGTCGAGCTCGTGGGCGTCGATCTCCGCACCGAATTCCGGAAGCATGCGCTGGGTGTGGTCGCGAGCGCCTTCGATGATCACCGTGGTCTTGCCCTCGGCAAAGAGTCCCGCGAGCAGCACGCAGGAGGCCACCTGTGCGCTCCTGCTCTCGACCTTGTATTCGATCGCGTGTAAGGGCCCACCCTCGATCTCGAGCGGCGGGAGACGGTCGCCTTCGCGGGCGCTGAGCTTCGCGCCCATCCTCCGCAAGGGCTCGATCACACGGTCGACCGGACGCCGTTGCAGCGACGCGTCCCCGGCCAGTGTGGAGCGGAACGGCTGCGCCGCGAGCGGGCCGGCCAGAAGGCGCAGTGTGGTTCCCGAGTTCCCGCAGTCGAGTATCCCGTCGGGTTTCGAGAACCGCATCGCGCAGCCGCGAAGCGTCACCTTTCCGGGTTCACGCCGCACCTCGGCGCCGAGCGCCTCGAGGCAGGTGAGCGTCGACTCGCAATCGGCTCCCGGGTTCGGCTCCTCCACGGTCGTGACGCCCTCGGCGAGTCCGCCGAGAATGTACGCGCGGTGGGTGACCGACTTGTCTCCCGGCGGCGTGACGCTGCCGCCCAGGCCCCGTCCCGGATGAACGACGATACGGGAGGAAGCGCCGGGCGGCATGTTCGGATTCGGACTAGCGGCTTGCAGGACGGCGAGCGACGCGGCGGGCCGTGGTCTTGAGGGCCGTTGCCCGGCTTCCCGTGCGCTTGGCTCGCTGCACCACGCCTGCCTTCTTCTTCTTCGCCACGGCCGTGGTGCGGTGGATCGACTGGAGATTGCGCCAGGTGACGAAGTCGTCGAGGAGAATGCGGTGGCGCGGGTCGAGGCCGATGAAGCTGCACGCGAGCTCGTAGCCCGCGGGTCGCGACGCAGCGCCGGTCGGCATGCAGCGCACCACCACACCGTCGCATTTGAGCAGGCGCTGTGCGCCTTGAGTGCTCTTCTGGTTGGGCAGCACGATGGTGAGCGCGACCTTCGACAACGGAGCCAGGTAGTGCGGCGAGCTGCAGTACACGCCGCTCGAGGAAATGTTCTGGCTCTCGGTCACGATCTGGGTGAGGACGGCGCCGTTCGTGGGCTCGCCCTCGACCCGCATGCTGAGGCTGGCGTCTGCGCGTGTGCTCGTCCTGCGCTCGACCTTCGGAATTCCCTTCTTGCGCGGCATCAATGTCTCCCCCGGTGGCGGCGACCCGGTCGCCGCATCGGCACCTCGATGGCCATGTCGCATTCGCGGCCCGGGACGTCCACGCGGGCGACGGTGACGCGAACCGAGTCGCCCAGACTGAACCTCCGACGGGTGCGACGCCCCGTAAGGCGCACCCCCGTGGGATCCAGGACGAAGTGGTCGTCCAGGTACGAGCTCAGCCGGACGAAACCTTCCACTGGGACATCGTCCAGCTCGACGAAGAATCCGTGCGGATTCAGCCCGGTGATGATACCCGAACCTTGATCGCCGAGTCGCCCCTCCAGATACCGGAGGCCCTTGACTTTCACCGCTTCGCGCTCGGCATCGGCCGCGTTCCACTCCGAACCGGTGCACGACTCGGCGAGCCGGTCGAGCGCGTGGGGATCCCAGGCCGCGGACTTCCGGCGGTGAATCCACTCGCGCACTCGCCGGTGGTTGTGGAGATCGGGATAACGGCGGATCGGCGACGTGAAGTGGCAGTACTCGCGGGTGGCGAGCCCGAAGTGGCCAAGGTCCTTCTCCAGGTAGCGCGCGCGGGCCATCGACCGCAGCACCAGCCGATGGAGGACGCGCCGCCGCGCGGGATCGAGCGGAGCGCGCAGCAACGCCTGGAGGGCGCGAGCCGGGTCCTCGAGCGAGCCGAGGCGCGGCAGTGCGAGCGCGCGCAGCATGGCATCGAGGTCGACCAGCTTGGGAGGCCCCGGCGGCTCGTGGACGCGGTACAGCATGCCGCTCCTGCGCTCGGCCCCCTCCCGGCCCACGCAGCGGTTGGCGAGCAGCATGAACTCCTCGATCAGCTCGTGGCTCTCGAGGTGCGGGCGGCGCTCGATGCGAATCGGGACGCCGTGCTCGTCCACCCAGGCCTTGGTCTCGGGGACCTCGAGGTCGAGCGCACCGGTCTTCCAGCGCCGCGCCCGCAGCGCGCGCGCGAGTCTCATCAACGACTCCACCGCGTGCTGGAGGTTCGCTTCGAAGGGGTGCTTGCCGTCGAGCGCCTCCTGCACTCTTCCGTAGGCCAGTCGATGGCGGCTGCGGATCACCGTCTCTTCGAAGCGATAACCCTCGAGCCCGCCACGCTCGTCGAGCTCCACGAAGACCGACAGCGCCAGCCGGTCCTGGTCGGGCCGCAGTGAGCAGAGGTCCGCGGACAGCGCTTCCGGCAGCATGGGGATGACGCCGCCCGGGAGGTAGCAGCTCAGTCCGCGGAGCCGGGCCTCGGCATCGAGCGCGCCACCATCCGGGACGTAGTGCGAGACGTCGGCGATGTGGATGCCGACCTCGTGGGATCCATGCCCGAGCGAGCGCCAGGACAGCGCGTCGTCGTGGTCCCGCGCGTCCTCCGGATCGATCGTGAACACCAGCTGGTCCCGGATGTCGGTGCGATGGCGGATCTCGGCGGCTGTCGGCAGCTTCAGGCGGGCGGCTTCCCGCTCGGCGTCCGGCGGAAAGTGCACGCGCAGCCGATACTGCGAGGCCACCGCGTGATCGTCCCACTCGGGGCGGTCGTCGGCGCCGAGCACCTCGACGAGACGAGCGACCCGGTCCTCTTCGATCTCGGCGATGCAGTAGTCGCCGTCCTCTGGAGCCGCATGACTCTTCCAGATCAGCGGAACGCGGCCGGGCCGCACACGGCGTGCGGGATCGAAGATCCAACGGCCGCGCGTGAAGTACGCGCGGCCGAGGAGGCGGCGGGATTCGGGAGCCGGTGTTCCGAGCCGGCTAACGGACGCGTTTCTTATGGCGGTTCTTCCGCAGGCGCTTCTTTCGCTTGTGGGTCGCGATCTTCTTGCGCTTGCGTTTCTTGCCAGATCCCATCCGTCCTCCTTGTCGGATCGCCGCTACGAGGTGACCGGTTCCGGTGTCTCGACCGGACCGGAAATCGTGGACCGCAGTTCCTTGCTCGGCTTGAACACCGGGACCAGCTTGGCCGGGACCATGACTTCGGTCCCGCTCCGCGGATTGCGCGCCCGCCGGGCGCGACGCTCGCGAACCTTGAAGGTCCCGAACCCGCGGATCTCGAGATGCTTTCCTTCACTCAAGGCACGGCACACAGCGTCGATGAGCGAGTCGACGATGATCGCCGTGTGATTCTTCGACACGCCGGTCGTTCCGGAGATTTCTTCCACGAGGTCGGCCTTGGTCATGATTCCTCCGTGTACATCCCCGTCAGTCTGGATGCATGCGGCAGGCGCAGTCGGACGACCCGCAGGGGCCCGGAGTTGGTGCGGCCGCGCTCGCCTTGCCGACGGCGAAAGTTGAAAGGAGGCGCTCGACCCGAGTCGTGCCGCAGCGGGGGCAGCGCGCGGTGGCGCGCTCTGCGGACCTCACCAGCGACTCGAAGCGCTCGTGACAGGTCGTGCACCGGTATTCGTAGATCGGCATTCAACGACCTCCGCGGCCACGCTAACAGCCAGCCAGGGGTCCGGTCAACGGGCGCACCGCAAGCGAAAGGGCCCGTCCCCGAAGACAGGCCCTTCGCGATGACGCGATCTCGATGCGCGCTATTCGAGCACCGCCAGCTTGTGCGTCGCGTGCTCGCCGCCCGCCAGAGCGCTCACGAAGTAGATGCCGGCACCCGGCGCGCGACCGCCCTCGTCCTTGCCGTCCCAGCGCACGCGCAGCACGCCGGCGCCGTCCGCCACGCCTTCCATCGAGCGCACGCGACGACCCGAGGCGTCGAGGATCTGCAGGCCGACTCTCTGTCCCGCCCGGGCGGTGATCGCGAATTCCGATCCTCCGCGCGCCGGATTGGGAATGGCGCGCAGCTGGAGCCGGGGGTTGGTCAAGGCTGAGGGACCGACTCCGGTGGTGGAGCCGGGCGCCGCCGCGAGCGCCGCCGCGAGGTCGAGGATGCCGGGGCCCAAAACCTTCGTATTGAGCGGATTGAAAGGCTTGGTGTTGCCGGTGATGAGCGCGGCCTTCTGGGCCGCCGTCAGCGCCGGATTCCAGGACTCGAGAACCGCCGCGGCGCCCACCACGTGCGGGGTCGCCATCGAGGTCCCGCTCAGGACGCCCACGTAATCGCCGTCCGCGATGCCGTTGTCCTGGTTGGGGCTGTAGGTGCTGAGGATGATGCTCCCGGGAGCCGCCAGGTCGACCAATGGACCGTGGTTGCTGAAGCTCGATCCCATCCCCGTGGAATCGGTGGAGCCGATGCACAGGACGCCGGCCACGGTGGGAAGGTACGAGTTCGACGAGGTCACCTGGACGTTCGAGTTCCCGGCGGAACAGACGACCAGGACGTCCTGCGCCTGGACGTTGGTGAGCGCCGTGCTGATCCCGCCGGTGTTGCTGGAGCCCCACGAGCAGTTGACCGCCGCGACGTTGACGCCGCGCGCCTTGAGATCGGCGATGTAGTTGAGCGCCTGCGCGGCCCAGGTCATCGACACCACGCCGCCGATCCGATTGGCCGGCGGCGGTTCCGCGCACTGCATGGCGTCGCCCACGCACGCGTGGTAGCCGATCCGCGCCGGGATGAGACGAACGCCGGCAGCCGGCCCACCTTCTCCCCAGCCGCCCGCGACGCCGGCGACGTCGCGCCCATTGTTCGCGATCGCGCCCACAGTGCCACTGGTGTGGGTCCCGTGACCGTCCCCGTCACGCGGATCGTTGTCCGTGGTCATGCAGTCGGGATCACGGCAGAACGTTCCCGCAAGCACCGCGGAGACGAAGTCCCATCCGACCACGTCGTCGGCGAATCCGTTGCCCTCGTTGTCCCCGCCGCCCGGAGGATCGAAGGGGCTCACCCATACGTTGCCGTTGGTCACGTTGTCCGCGGGGCCGGGAGGATCGGTGCCGCCGAGGTCGTTGTGGTAATAGCGCATGCCGCTGTCGAGCATGCCGACCGCGACGCTCGAGTTGCCGGGCTCGCGGTCCCAGGCCACGTTGGCGCCCATGCCGTAGGGCTTTTGGTAGTGCCACTGGTCGCGCGGGAAGGTCGCGGTGCCGAACTTGTAGTAGGGGTCGTTGGCGTCGATGTGGAAGGTGTGGATGCCGACCTTCTCCACCCGCTCCACGTCTGCATGCTTCTCGAGCTCCGCCTTGGCATCGTCGAGCCCCATCCCGGGTGCGAGCTTGACGATGTAGTGCCCGGTCATCTCGGGCGCCATGGAGCCCCTGGCCCGCGGCTGGGCATTGGGGAACTCCCGCTCGAAGCTGCGCGCCGCCACCCGATCGAGGACAGCCTGGACCCGCTCGATATTGGCGCGCGCGCGCCCTGCCTGGGCGGGGAGCGCATAGAGCTGATGCGCCGTGGCTGGCTTGAACACCACCACCAGCTCGTCGGGCACGTAGCCGACGAAGTCCGATCCGGTCCTTGCCGGACGCTGGATCACATTTTCCGCGGACGCCGGCGCGGTGGAGGACGCAACGAGCAGGGCGAGCATGACCCCGGCCTGGAGCGGGGCGCGCACGCGATGGACCATCATCAAAGACCTCCTGAGGTGGCGAGCTTCACGAGAGGCAGCGGCCGAGAGGCGCAGATCGAATCGACGACTATACGCGCACATGCACCGAACCGCCCGATCTTTCGATCGGGCGGTTCAGAGCTGCGGCGGCTGGCGATCAGGATCAGTCGAGGACCACCAGCTTGCTGGACGCACGGCCGGAGGCGGTCGACGCCGTCACGAAGAAGAGGCCCGATCCGGCGGTCCGGCCCGTGGAGTCCTTGCCGTCCCAGCGTAGCCGCAGCACTCCGGTCCCGTCGGCCAGACCGCTCATCGCGCGCACGGTTCGGCCGCTCGCGTCCACGATGCGAAGGTCGACGCGCTGACCCGGGCGCGCCTGGATCGCGAGGTCGGAGCTGCCGCGGGCGGGATTCGGGAAGGCGCGAAGCTGGATCCGCGGACCCCCGGCGATGGGCCGATCCCCCACCCCCGTGGTGGGACTGGGCGCCGCCGCCAGCGCCGCGGCGAGATCGAGGATGCCGGTGCCGAGCTGCTTGGAGTGGAGCGGACCGAAAGCCTTGGTGTGGTTGATGAGCAGGTCGGCCTTCTGCTGCGCCGTGAGCGCCGGGTTGTAGCTCTCGAGGATCGCGGCGGCGCCCACCACGTGCGGCGTGGACATGGACGTTCCATC contains these protein-coding regions:
- the mutS gene encoding DNA mismatch repair protein MutS produces the protein MSTLAPKAASRTPLMDQYRRAKQDHPDSFLFFRLGDFYEMFFDDAIAGASLLGLTLTSRNKQDPQPIPMCGVPWHQRDAYVARLLKLGHKVAVCEQLEDASQAKGLVARGVTEVLTPGSVVGESFLDPAANNFIAAVWPTEEALGLCVADVSTSEVSFAALGWSEAQGALASLRVAEWLIPEISGLPIALRERFEPVLFGLAGARTTAGPEPFLDTARLDARWGATLAGRLREMPAAEAAAAATLAYLDRVQGGPALSAPRARFLADQPTLRYDAATARHLELFQPQPGGEPAHTLWHHLNLAVTTLGGRKLRSWLERPLADLQSLERRHDAVERWLARAIDRQSFRDALRGFPDLERLASRLALRRATPRDLGALRDALDKLPALAEILLRLGDAEAARARESLPGFPELSDLLARALVEDPPPVSRDGDILRPGYDAHRDRLFELAHSGKRWIADLERDERTRTGIASLKVGFNRVFGYYLEVTRPHLDKVPPRYERRQTLTTAERFVTPDLKEKESEVLGAEDRLKALEHELFVELRERAAAFVPGLQAAADALAILDAESALAEAAARYGWVRPVLDDSDALILEEARHPVVEQLMARGEFVPNAVALDGRERQILLLTGPNMGGKSTYLRQIALAVLLAQSGSFVPARAARIGWVDRLFTRVGASDRLGAGQSTFMVEMEETADILRNATARSLVLLDEIGRGTATYDGLALAWAVTEHLHAEGGPTPRTIFATHYHELTQLADSLSRLRNVHVVVQEWGDGVVFLHRIADGAADRSYGIHVAQLAGLPDSVIDRARTVLAELERERTVEHLGRKGRGRAVSAEAAGQLPLFGTAPHPVVEALRSADLDATTPLEALALLAELKRSLGES
- a CDS encoding SPOR domain-containing protein, with translation MTRKPLAMLMALALSASVSAAQASDLDTLLARTPSDSLPATLRRLETSADPGAGARAVMVLGQLHYARGEFRHAAAAFGRAAARLAPGEKPRARYAQGLAFLGLGEPTQARAALEDVARTSTTLREPALLGLAQAWEVAERPEKALETLEPLLGQPLGETGPTILERIAALAERADRQDEARRARERLLKDYPRSIEAASARAHLAASAQRPGAGTIAVVIGQFVDRGRARALAAEAKRAGFPNAQVITRGQGLSAIHVVRLGAYGSAADARQAGELAVRALGVTYQVVRAE
- a CDS encoding 30S ribosomal protein S1, with the protein product MRAPRPPRLVNQDDEDGITQEQRAEMLSHYEDSLRSLGEGEIVRGTVLAVDEKEVLVDVGFKSEGVIALSEFPDPSSIKVGDTIDVFLEKMENQDGLVVLSKQRADFVRVWDRVKDAYDQAQVVEGKLVRKIKGGVVVDLYGVEAFLPGSQIALRQVQNVDALLGQTVSVRIIKLNKRRRNIVVSRRAVLEEERDRLKSAILKNLAKDQVREGVVKNITDFGAFVDLGGIDGLLHITDMSWGRVGHPSELVKIGDRLKVKVLNFDPEKERISLGLKQLDAYPWEGVEDKYKVGDRIKGRVVSITDYGAFVELEKGVEGLVHVSEMSWTRHVRHPSKVVNLGDTIEAVVLKVDKANEKISLGLKQVEPDPWLTLDQKYPPGMRVKGKVRNLTNFGAFVELEEGIDGLVHVSDMSWTKRVAHPSEVLKKGDSVEVMILAIDKEHRRISLGLKQVSEDPWPSLAEKYPSGMEITGTINRLFDRGAIVDLGNGIEGFVPTSQLGIDDLKRPMDAFEVGEVLTMKVTRVDVPNHRLILSVKGWLAEQDDIALAEWTSRRNQVRAKIAANPPVEEPEDPSKAKGKKLKDEPEEDEE
- a CDS encoding lysophospholipid acyltransferase family protein, whose amino-acid sequence is MSPYYSAARLFASGCFGLLTGWDVRGRQHIPREGGLLIASNHISFWDPPMIGSALPREVHFLAKEELFRTPGLGWLIRSLNSIPIRRGVADLSGLARALEVLRQGEALLMFPEGSRMRDGELHPPRPGVGMMAVQADVPIVPCYISGSNRPARWWRRGVKVRLWFGHARHWKDLIDPETDLTPGRMLYQKVGEGVMREIAILRTGQETAASRGAA
- the cmk gene encoding (d)CMP kinase, whose product is MSFVVTIDGPAAAGKSTTARAVASALGFLYVDTGSLYRALAVKVLELGVAPDDDAALDACVGSTELSLSGAPERPQVWLDGVDVTDRIRTPAVSETSSRLAARPVVRRRLVDIQRRLRQQGPLVAEGRDLGTVVFPDAELKIFLDAAPQTRVMRRHQELVRHGIPAPIEQVAEDLDRRDRRDRQRADSPLVAAPDAVTLDTSALTVEAQVAEVLKLVRAHPRFPAGVGDPSGGVPGSGASP
- the aroA gene encoding 3-phosphoshikimate 1-carboxyvinyltransferase translates to MPPGASSRIVVHPGRGLGGSVTPPGDKSVTHRAYILGGLAEGVTTVEEPNPGADCESTLTCLEALGAEVRREPGKVTLRGCAMRFSKPDGILDCGNSGTTLRLLAGPLAAQPFRSTLAGDASLQRRPVDRVIEPLRRMGAKLSAREGDRLPPLEIEGGPLHAIEYKVESRSAQVASCVLLAGLFAEGKTTVIIEGARDHTQRMLPEFGAEIDAHELDDALVPPFSVTGPARLQGRRLRVPGDFSAAAFFLAGVAATPGAAITAEGVSLNPTRTGLLLALGEMGAKVTREQTGMEAGEPIGNVTVTGPDMLEALRDWTPASWAHFIPTMIDEIPALAVAAARARGVTRIRHAAELRVKESDRIAALATNLRRLGIEVEEHPDGLSIHGGTLRGGIVDAAGDHRIAMAFAVAGTFADGPVTVTGASEIATSYPGFVRALRTLGAEVEVPEEDALAR